One genomic window of Fusarium keratoplasticum isolate Fu6.1 chromosome 3, whole genome shotgun sequence includes the following:
- a CDS encoding CENP-V/GFA domain-containing protein has protein sequence MASEEYPTTVSGGCLCGSVRYTVTFPASHDWKRSCSTCQCSQCRKNGGSLIAYLHQLPASSVAFTSQTTLSRYHATEGCARGFCTACGSWLFWRSEDADTISMSVGTLDKEVLKRWGKLLAHAEVHLWCEDEIEGATDHLRGEKWKQDNEGAGAERID, from the exons ATGGCTTCAGAGGAATATCCCACGACTGTATCAGGCGGATGTCTCTGCGGTTCTGTCCGATACACAGTGACCTTCCCAGCTAGCCACGACTGGAAGAGAAGC TGCTCGACATGCCAGTGTTCCCAGTGCCGCAAGAACGGCGGCTCCCTCATCGCCTACCTCCACCAGCTACCAGCCTCCAGCGTCGCATTCACCTCGCAGACGACGCTCTCGCGGTACCACGCCACCGAGGGTTGCGCGCGCGGGTTCTGCACCGCCTGCGGGAGCTGGCTCTTCTGGCGCAGCGAGGACGCGGACACCATCAGCATGTCTGTCGGCACGCTCGACAAGGAGGTGCTGAAGCGCTGGGGGAAGCTGCTGGCGCACGCCGAGGTGCATCTCTGGTgcgaggatgagattgaggGCGCCACGGATCATCTTCGAGGGGAGAAGTGGAAGCAAGATAATGAGGGTGCAGGAGCTGAGAGGATTGATTAA
- a CDS encoding EAF domain-containing protein, with translation MAASGLIDPTKTGNYPVILGDALLGKASDGIFTGIRYNHKPTLSSPSAPNLARLKPSVHGKTASYDLSYTDNDEKYAFTGTRNLDSNQYVLYFDASREAFILDRVDSTFNMNVTRLPDNSDPDSLRRQFPHIDSNTGAAPKAAPAKNEKTAEKPAAKARKPAAPKKEAKRKVEKKQAPKNIELSLPMPMPAQPEKKKEEPKRRAPPPEEEDEEDDDDDGGLLVEYPGADTSNNRRTDFSPAFPSVRRFDEFMDQRESEGDDADGEEDDDPDFDFKLPSPVNNQIQRHNEPEPMEVDYGNQEAEDSEDDLAKDLENAFENFENSQQESPDGDESEISEED, from the exons atggcggcTTCTGGTCTCATCGACCCGACCAAGACGGGCAACTATcccgtcatcctcggtgatgCTCTCCTGGGCAAGGCTTCGGACGGCATCTTTACCGGTATTCGAT ATAACCACAAGCCAACACTCTCGTCTCCCTCCGCCCCAAACCTGGCCCGCCTGAAGCCCTCCGTCCACGGCAAGACGGCCTCATACGACCTCAGCTACACCGACAACGACGAAAAGTACGCATTCACCGGCACGAGAAACCTCGACAGCAACCAGTATGTTCTCTACTTTGACGCGAGCCGCGAAgccttcatcctcgaccgCGTCGATTCCACCTTCAACATGAACGTCACACGACTCCCTGACAACTCGGACCCCGACAGCCTGCGCCGTCAGTTCCCTCACATCGACAGCAACACCGGCGCTGCGCCAAAGGCAGCACCCGCAAAGAACGAAAAGACGGCCGAGAAGCCGGCAGCAAAGGCCCGCAAGCCCGCTGCGccgaagaaggaggccaagcgcaaggtcgagaagaagcaggctcCTAAGAATATTGAGCTCTCCCTGCCTATGCCCATGCCCGCTCAaccagagaagaagaaggaagaaccCAAGCGACGTGCGCCGCcaccagaggaagaggacgaggaggatgacgatgacgacggtgGTCTCCTTGTCGAATACCCCGGGGCCGACACGAGCAACAACCGCAGGACCGACTTCTCTCCCGCCTTCCCGTCTGTCCGTCGCTTTGACGAGTTCATGGATCAGCGAGAATCAGAAGGCGACGACGCCgacggagaggaggatgacgaccCCGATTTCGACTTTAAGCTGCCCAGCCCCGTCAACAACCAGATACAGCGACATAACGAGCCGGAGCCTATGGAAGTTGACTACGGAAACCAAGAAGCCGAAGATTCCGAGGACGACCTTGCTAAGGACCTGGAGAATGCGTTTGAGAACTTTGAGAACAGCCAGCAGGAGAGCCCCGACGGCGATGAGAGCGAGATCAGTGAAGAAGACTAG
- a CDS encoding Mediator of RNA polymerase II transcription subunit 12, whose product MTSRTPMGVQPRPPQRSVSSSSLPVQRPPNQRTLSGQQHQFLPASPVRKDSSFIDLTGDSTDATPNRYNTTPRRGGSRLRLELSHDAAVGPIPATESPQSLTPSRLPTNIDPFSTAAVSPAASNSASSTMMPMPTRRPPPTQPRSAPRITTATPAPAKKDTRPKPYTVEVPPLAPRYLTTNRSDVPGRTPVDPFSKGLNSGYADFFPWNGSHHEDEWSSDAITKGTWDKVNLNVAETSSAKLAIFPALKQKSGFNALSTIFMGVLTQRRHRGQITAPSTFKPPPRVTLTDTKREVWLKDLANPAISLRRLSRTIPHGIRGRTLLDQCLNKNVPAERAVWLAKCVGANEIRAFKRKGVNGAFVMGGELKWARDWTGLVEQFVDSVVNGFGEIDWKNRVTYAIRLATNLYSEQLLDRDHYLDWVVSGVENSPQSKIPMWILIAQIYWKDLLRSRKYGRRLVFALLSHLHVIHNDPDQDLLVQLSSRLSSLLGSLVRNNPESFIYPSAWSRYRDTLQAALGPDHEATQTAIQTIHSRNSRLLVSSTASPPAGRNQLVKLLDAALKGPVDNLTANCWATSENKPLIMKTVVEWATSFHRPGLAKVFVAARLIRQWSQFRVNPTTPILEILDGVAIHDKTRKQLVYHLVTELVRTGHFSVSQYMQWTIARGGYHDEADIDPVEGPCSSRLLVELPVHALSQKKRGERGNLLRRAGNYSVIDEEQDIANAIKYVKHTLGLPLAPGDPLSEKKPMSLKKLLQRIGSSSNALRSCIGAHLRDYLINQLSAKTHPPLSLAMYTSIRGIMETAEDFTMLSDILGACSKTADADVLASCADTISSNLQIFFALGSADDLFNSLIERLKSINEEQGIVHRPLLAALSSLAQRMTGHEEMASELHRELLQCDRNNAIDACSPVSDIMSAPAQHAESEMAEEIEKLLASGTRLDPPTMNRLFRTIIPRLERGWAKKDETRRVFGMLLARIRGFDAQHFDKLMTDWTSHIRSLQNRPLLSDLFPLLVSSGCLAMPIIMSTASPPSASMQNVSPETVATQHGSATYLQELLQLVITSLPTATGLSPEESYRFRTEQKCAKFEQPKGLLNLVRNALLEYSALRSHGNGVELPLDNTSCQESLLETLRTLVLVDSTAVSNALSIKSLPAEAVGIVRKVTTKLLIPGDPGETQISFDQILQIANELTLPFCQLKLNLDLAMPQPNSNEVSDQSSSRFELFAKSMERAIEAGNIMWTSLLPCLSDDITQHLKSQAQAGFLDLIPSLKFPSSTETGSRQPIHMAENLLGVVEAIISGQAPPKMAQLSLGMVDKLTDLWEIIAAGPQERSNIHADVLEHWLPAILRFITLHSLSSEPPSAPLPTATATRPPMPAVHDIRARIILVLCGLLLELEQLPAATIGSLPQQVFDIAILLVDALPEDLRVNCAKAILLTPGGLPHPGTSSDPRLYYLFSSPQPAASDNLMLSHREKAASPHSAVARGMGAQYGIGPAVQERLSPFVLRRWEVLSEPTPNVGENDTSLSLGLFEAIKIQ is encoded by the exons ATGACCTCGCGGACCCCCATGGGCGTCCAGCCGCGGCCGCCTCAGCGCTCCGTGAGCTCTTCATCGCTACCCGTTCAGCGCCCTCCCAATCAGCGCACGTTATCCGGGCAGCAGCACCAGTTCTTGCCAGCCTCGCCCGTCCGGAAAGACTCGTCCTTCATCGACCTCACCGGCGATTCCACCGATGCCACCCCTAATCGCTACAACACAACCCCAAGACGAGGCGGCTCACGCCTCCGCCTTGAGCTATCTCACGATGCCGCCGTCGGCCCTATACCCGCTACCGAATCTCCCCAGAGCCTCACCCCTTCACGCCTACCGACCAACATCGACCCCTTCTCGACTGCTGCCGTCAGCCCAGCAGCCAGCAACAGCGCCAGCTCGACTatgatgccgatgccgacgcGCCGCCCACCCCCAACACAGCCCAGATCCGCCCCCCGAATAACCACAGCCACGCCTGCGCCGGCGAAGAAGGATACCCGACCGAAGCCGTACACGGTCGAAGTGCCTCCTCTCGCCCCGCGATACCTGACAACGAACCGATCCGATGTTCCCGGCCGAACTCCAGTAGACCCCTTCAGCAAGGGACTCAACTCAGGATACGCCGATTTCTTCCCGTGGAATGGATCGCATCACGAAGACGAGTGGAGCAGCGACGCCATCACGAAGGGTACGTGggacaaggtcaacttgAACGTTGCCGAGACGTCGTCCGCGAAGCTGGCCATTTTCCCAGCCTTGAAGCAAAAGTCAGGCTTCAATGCTCTTTCCACAATTTTCATGGGCGTCTTGACTCAGCGCAGGCACCGTGGTCAGATCACCGCGCCCTCAACGTTCAAGCCGCCTCCGCGAGTGACCCTTACCGATACGAAGAGAGAGGTCTGGCTCAAAGACCTGGCGAACCCTGCGATCTCCCTGCGACGTCTCAGCCGGACGATTCCCCACGGAATCCGCGGCAGAACCCTGCTTGACCAGTGCCTGAACAAGAACGTCCCTGCCGAGAGGGCTGTCTGGTTGGCCAAGTGCGTCGGCGCCAACGAGATAAGAGCTTTCAAGAGAAAGGGGGTGAATGGAGCTTTTGTCATGGGGGGTGAGCTGAAGTGGGCTCGAGACTGGACCGGCCTTGTTGAGCAGTTTGTCGATTCTGTTGTGAATGGGTTCGGCGAGATCGACTGGAAGAACAGAGTTACATATGC CATCCGTCTGGCAACAAACCTGTATTCCGAACAGTTGCTAGACAGAGATCATTACCTAGACTGGGTTGTTTCGGGCGTTGAAAATAGCCCTCAGTCTAAAATTCCCATGTGGATTCTAATAGCCCAGATATACTGGAAGGATCTTCTCAGATCTCGCAAGTATGGCCGACGACTTGTATTTGCACTTCTCAGCCATCTCCATGTG ATACACAATGACCCTGATCAAGACCTTCTTGTACAACTCTCGAGCAGACTATCGTCTCTGCTCGGCTCCTTGGTTAGAAATAACCCAGAAAGCTTCATTTACCCCAGTGCTTGGTCTAGGTACCGGGACACACTCCAGGCTGCTCTCGGCCCAGACCACGAAGCAACCCAAACGGCTATACAAACGATTCATTCACGCAACTCACGACTCCTTGTGTCCAGTACCGCCTCACCCCCGGCTGGCCGGAATCAATTGGTCAAGCTGCTTGACGCTGCGCTCAAGGGACCGGTTGACAACTTGACGGCAAACTGCTGGGCAACGAGCGAGAACAAGCCGCTCATCATGAAGACGGTTGTGGAGTGGGCGACCTCATTTCACCGCCCAGGCCTcgccaaggtctttgttGCGGCGCGACTTATCCGACAATGGAGCCAGTTCCGCGTGAACCCGACAACACCAATTCTCGAGATTTTGGATGGAGTTGCGATTCACGACAAGACGCGGAAGCAACTGGTATATCACCTTGTGACAGAGCTCGTTCGAACCGGCCACTTTTCCGTTTCTCAGTACATGCAATGGACGATTGCCCGCGGTGGCTACCACGACGAGGCGGACATTGATCCAGTGGAGGGCCCTTGTTCAAGCCGACTGCTCGTCGAGTTGCCAGTCCATGCTTTGTctcagaagaagaggggCGAGAGAGGAAACCTGCTGAGAAGAGCTGGAAACTATTCAGTTATCGACGAGGAGCAGGACATTGCGAACGCCATCAAATACGTCAAACATACCCTTGGTCTCCCACTGGCTCCTGGCGATCCTCTAtctgagaagaagccaatgTCTCTCAAGAAGTTGTTGCAGCGGATAGGAAGCAGCAGTAATGCCCTCAGGAGCTGCATTGGCGCACACCTGCGCGACTATCTAATCAACCAGCTATCCGCCAAAACACACCCTCCCTTGTCTTTGGCGATGTACACCTCTATCCGTGGCATTATGGAGACGGCTGAAGACTTTACCATGTTGTCAGACATCCTCGGAGCTTGTTCCAAGACGGCAGATGCTGATGTCCTGGCATCCTGCGCTGACACTATCAGCTCAAACTTACAGATATTCTTTGCTCTGGGTAGCGCAGATGACTTGTTTAATAGCTTAATCGAGCGCCTAAAGTCGATCAACGAGGAGCAGGGGATTGTACACCGACCACTGCTCGCTGCCCTCTCCAGCCTTGCTCAACGGATGACGGGCCACGAAGAAATGGCCAGCGAGCTTCACCGAGAGTTGCTCCAGTGCGATCGAAACAACGCCATCGACGCCTGCTCGCCTGTGTCGGATATCATGTCTGCCCCTGCTCAACATGCCGAGAGCGAAATGGCGGAGGAAATAGAGAAGCTCCTGGCTAGCGGCACACGATTGGACCCTCCTACGATGAATCGACTATTTAGGACTATCATTCCTCGGCTTGAGCGAGGATGGGCgaagaaggacgagacgCGACGAGTGTTTGGCATGCTGCTTGCTAGGATACGGGGATTTGACGCTCAGCACTTTGACAAGCTCATGACGGACTGGACGAGCCATATTCGGTCCCTTCAAAACCGGCCGCTCCTTTCGGACCTGTTCCCTCTTCTCGTAAGTTCGGGCTGCCTGGCAATGCCAATCATCATGAGCACAGCTAGCCCGCCATCTGCGAGCATGCAGAACGTGTCCCCGGAGACGGTTGCAACTCAGCATGGGTCCGCCACCTATCTGCAGGAGCTTCTGCAGCTTGTCATTACTTCGCTACCGACTGCGACGGGCCTTTCTCCCGAGGAAAGCTATCGATTCCGCACCGAGCAAAAATGCGCCAAGTTCGAGCAACCCAAGGGCCTCCTGAATCTCGTTCGCAATGCCCTCTTGGAGTACTCTGCCCTCAGAAGCCACGGCAACGGGGTCGAACTTCCACTCGACAACACTTCATGCCAAGAGAGCCTCCTCGAGACACTGCGTACTCTCGTACTGGTGGATTCGACTGCAGTATCTAACGCCCTAAGCATCAAGTCGTTACCAGCCGAAGCTGTCGGTATTGTGCGCAAAGTAACGACCAAGCTCTTGATCCCAGGAGACCCTGGCGAGACGCAAATCTCATTTGACCAGATCCTACAAATCGCAAATGAGCTGACGCTGCCTTTCTGTCAACTCAAGCTGAACCTGGACTTGGCCATGCCTCAGCCGAACTCGAACGAAGTCTCCGACCAAAGCTCGTCCCGCTTCGAACTCTTTGCCAAGTCTATGGAACGGGCAATCGAGGCGGGCAACATCATGTGGACAAGCCTTTTGCCTTGCCTGAGCGACGACATCACTCAGCACCTCAAGAGCCAAGCTCAGGCTGGATTCCTCGACCTGATTCCTTCGCTCAAGTTCCCTAGTTCTACCGAGACGGGATCGAGGCAGCCTATTCACATGGCTGAGAATCTGTTGGGCGTCGTTGAGGCCATCATTTCGGGCCAAGCTCCTCCCAAGATGGCGCAGCTCTCTCTGGGCATGGTGGACAAACTGACAGACTTGTGGGAGATTATTGCAGCAGGACCCCAGGAGCGATCCAACATCCACGCAGATGTCTTGGAGCACTGGTTGCCTGCTATCCTGCGCTTCATCACCCTCCACAGCTTATCTTCGGAGCCTCCGTCAGCGCCTCTACCAACAGCCACCGCTACGCGACCTCCCATGCCAGCCGTTCACGATATCCGAGCACGtatcatcctcgtcctctgtGGTCTACTACTCGAGCTAGAACAACTGCCAGCTGCCACAATCGGCTCGCTTCCTCAACAAGTCTTCGACATTGCCATTCTCCTGGTTGACGCACTTCCGGAAGACCTGCGAGTCAACTGCGCCAAAGCCATCCTTCTTACACCGGGCGGCCTCCCTCATCCTGGGACCTCGTCCGACCCGCGGTTGTATTACCTCTTCAGCTCACCtcagccagcagcatcagacAATCTGATGCTGTCACACCGAGAGAAGGCGGCGTCACCGCACAGCGCCGTCGCCCGTGGCATGGGTGCTCAGTACGGCATTGGGCCTGCGGTCCAGGAGCGACTCAGTCCTTTTGTTCTTCGACGATGGGAGGTGCTTAGTGAGCCAACTCCTAACGTGGGCGAGAACGATACTAGCCTGAGCCTTGGTCTTttcgaagccatcaagatccaGTGA